In Rouxiella sp. WC2420, the following proteins share a genomic window:
- a CDS encoding prolyl oligopeptidase family protein, with protein sequence MSSGTFTSSNSEDFQQAADDFVWLEEINGETAVDWAIQQSQQTRREFAESDRFETIRSDVFDCLNASTQIPMVNKCGHYFYNFWQDEKNPRGLLRRTSFASYRTESPVWETVLDIDALGAAEGTDWVYHGIQTLAPEYRRGLLHLSPDGGDASAIREFDLTTLSFVEDGFNLPSAKSRVTWIDHDRLFIATDFGPGSMTTSGYPRIAKIWQRGTPLESAITQFSAEPTDMSVMIVRDDTPGYERNFVGRTLDFYHREVFLLDETQQEQEKKLLPLEIPQDARFSTWRQWLLLSLSSEWTVGEETYSSGSLLVTEFDRFMAGDRKFKTLFTPGETTTLSNFSMTRDYLILSIMDNVVNRLEVLKSEAGLWTRQGLGDAPELSKISASGIDEDTNEYFMTVTGFLQPTSLYYGVLGEQHGKAAEIIKQAPSYFDASKYQVAQHFAASDDGTAVPYFAISAKDMVLDGSNPTLLYGYGGFQVSLDPYYLGVTGTAWLERGGVFVIANIRGGGEFGPRWHQAALKEKRLRAYEDFSSVAKDLITRKITSAAHLAAQGGSNGGLLVGNMLTLYPELFGAIVCEVPLLDMLRYTQISAGASWIAEYGDPQKPEEWAFIKAFSPYQNIDPLKTYPPVLFTTATSDDRVGPGHARKMAAKMQQSGIENVYFYENTEGGHSAAADKAQNAFKRALVSEFLWRYLGE encoded by the coding sequence ATGTCATCAGGCACTTTTACGTCATCAAATTCAGAGGATTTCCAGCAAGCCGCGGACGATTTTGTCTGGCTGGAAGAGATCAATGGCGAAACTGCCGTAGATTGGGCCATTCAGCAAAGTCAGCAAACTCGCCGTGAATTTGCCGAGAGCGATCGATTTGAAACCATCCGCAGCGATGTATTTGACTGTCTGAATGCTTCGACGCAAATCCCGATGGTCAACAAATGCGGGCACTATTTTTACAACTTCTGGCAGGATGAAAAAAATCCGCGTGGCCTGCTGCGTCGTACCAGTTTTGCCTCTTATCGTACAGAGTCACCCGTTTGGGAAACCGTGCTGGACATCGATGCTTTGGGCGCGGCAGAAGGCACCGACTGGGTTTATCACGGCATTCAGACTCTTGCGCCAGAGTATCGGCGCGGGCTGTTGCATCTCTCTCCCGACGGAGGAGATGCCTCGGCAATTCGCGAATTTGATTTAACTACGCTGAGTTTTGTCGAGGACGGTTTTAACCTGCCGTCGGCTAAAAGCCGCGTAACGTGGATTGACCACGACCGTTTGTTTATCGCTACCGATTTCGGTCCGGGTTCAATGACTACCTCGGGTTATCCGCGTATTGCCAAAATCTGGCAGCGTGGGACGCCCCTCGAAAGTGCGATAACCCAGTTCAGCGCCGAGCCTACCGATATGTCGGTAATGATCGTGCGCGATGACACGCCGGGCTATGAACGTAATTTCGTCGGCAGAACCCTTGATTTTTATCATCGCGAAGTCTTTCTGCTCGACGAAACTCAGCAGGAACAAGAGAAAAAGCTGCTGCCGCTCGAGATCCCGCAAGACGCCCGTTTCAGTACCTGGAGGCAGTGGCTGTTGCTTTCTCTGTCATCAGAATGGACTGTCGGCGAGGAAACCTATTCTTCCGGCAGCTTGCTGGTTACTGAATTCGACCGCTTTATGGCGGGCGATCGCAAGTTCAAGACCCTGTTTACGCCGGGTGAGACCACGACGCTGTCAAACTTCTCGATGACCCGTGATTATCTGATCCTCAGCATTATGGACAACGTGGTCAATCGTCTGGAAGTGCTGAAATCCGAGGCCGGACTTTGGACCCGTCAGGGGCTGGGCGATGCGCCGGAGCTTAGCAAAATCAGTGCCTCGGGCATCGATGAAGACACCAACGAGTACTTTATGACGGTGACCGGTTTCTTGCAGCCGACCTCGCTGTATTACGGCGTGCTGGGTGAGCAGCACGGGAAGGCCGCGGAGATAATCAAGCAGGCACCGAGCTATTTTGATGCGTCGAAGTATCAGGTAGCACAGCATTTTGCCGCCTCGGATGACGGCACGGCGGTCCCGTATTTTGCCATCTCGGCCAAAGACATGGTGCTGGATGGCAGCAATCCGACTCTGCTGTATGGCTATGGCGGTTTCCAGGTTTCTCTCGATCCTTACTACCTCGGCGTGACCGGCACTGCGTGGCTCGAACGCGGCGGGGTGTTTGTGATTGCCAATATTCGCGGCGGTGGAGAATTTGGCCCGCGCTGGCATCAGGCTGCATTGAAAGAGAAACGCCTGCGCGCCTATGAGGATTTTTCTTCGGTAGCTAAAGACTTGATTACTCGTAAAATTACCTCAGCGGCGCATCTCGCGGCACAGGGCGGCAGCAACGGCGGCCTGTTAGTCGGCAATATGTTGACACTTTATCCTGAGCTGTTTGGGGCGATTGTCTGCGAGGTGCCATTGCTGGACATGCTGCGTTATACACAAATTTCTGCCGGTGCCTCATGGATTGCCGAGTATGGCGATCCGCAGAAACCGGAAGAGTGGGCGTTTATTAAAGCGTTTTCGCCGTATCAGAATATCGATCCGCTAAAAACCTATCCTCCGGTGTTGTTCACTACTGCGACCAGCGATGACCGCGTGGGTCCAGGGCACGCCAGAAAGATGGCCGCTAAAATGCAGCAATCTGGCATCGAGAATGTTTATTTTTACGAAAACACCGAGGGGGGCCACAGTGCTGCGGCAGACAAAGCGCAAAACGCCTTCAAGCGTGCGTTGGTCAGCGAGTTCTTATGGCGCTATCTCGGAGAGTAA
- a CDS encoding serine hydrolase domain-containing protein, whose amino-acid sequence MKTDPTSAQGLRLAHTGNLDAEVNELAQPLVDQHQTPGLVVGILFPDGQTHVYSYGVTGQADGGKVGGSTLFAVASVSKGFLAEITTLMVQKGTLRWDETLVTLLPRGTPLSPDARKITLLQLVTHTSGLPRQMMTIEMLGGLVQYLFTGDNFYHALDRRSLVDYLASYSAPADKSPRYSNIGYGLLDYILELRSGKPVQALLVENITGPLRLSHTGYQPILLPGYAQRAMGHAGDQPKFIRRGSPVPDWHFSSLMVGAAGLYTNANDLLVYACAHLHATGFPALDDALHDSLRVRYRRNSEAAASGWIVDQVGTQTITYQVGFIGGFSSYIGLDTRHKTAVVVLQNSFNWTNNIGHKVLQRMGEAMDAKSDYDENGKVERGCYQGKALNHVIFPVY is encoded by the coding sequence ATGAAAACTGACCCGACCTCGGCCCAGGGATTGCGGCTGGCCCACACCGGCAATCTGGATGCTGAAGTCAACGAGTTGGCACAACCGCTTGTTGATCAACACCAAACGCCGGGTTTAGTGGTTGGCATCCTTTTCCCTGACGGGCAGACCCACGTTTACAGTTATGGCGTGACTGGCCAGGCCGATGGCGGCAAAGTAGGCGGTTCGACGCTGTTTGCCGTGGCCTCGGTCAGCAAAGGATTTTTGGCGGAAATCACCACGCTGATGGTACAGAAGGGCACATTAAGGTGGGATGAAACGCTGGTTACGCTGCTGCCTCGCGGCACACCGCTGAGCCCGGATGCGCGCAAGATTACTCTGCTGCAGTTGGTGACTCATACTTCGGGATTGCCGCGCCAGATGATGACCATTGAGATGCTGGGCGGACTGGTGCAGTATCTGTTTACCGGCGACAATTTCTATCATGCTCTCGACCGGCGGAGTCTGGTGGACTATCTCGCCAGCTACAGCGCGCCTGCCGACAAATCCCCGCGCTATTCAAATATTGGTTACGGCCTGCTCGATTATATTCTGGAACTTCGCAGCGGTAAGCCCGTTCAGGCGCTGCTGGTGGAGAATATTACCGGGCCGCTGCGGCTGTCGCACACCGGCTATCAACCGATTTTATTACCGGGTTATGCGCAGCGGGCAATGGGCCACGCAGGCGATCAGCCAAAGTTTATCCGTCGCGGTAGCCCAGTTCCCGACTGGCATTTTTCCTCATTGATGGTGGGTGCCGCAGGGCTGTATACCAATGCCAATGACCTGCTTGTCTACGCCTGCGCGCATCTTCATGCCACCGGTTTTCCGGCACTGGATGATGCTTTGCACGACTCTCTTCGCGTTCGCTACCGGCGCAACAGCGAGGCGGCGGCCAGCGGCTGGATTGTAGATCAGGTAGGCACGCAAACTATTACCTATCAGGTTGGATTTATCGGCGGTTTCTCAAGCTATATCGGTCTCGACACCCGCCATAAAACCGCCGTTGTCGTGCTGCAAAACAGCTTTAACTGGACCAATAATATCGGCCATAAAGTTTTGCAAAGAATGGGCGAGGCCATGGATGCCAAAAGCGACTATGATGAAAACGGTAAGGTAGAAAGAGGATGCTACCAGGGCAAGGCATTGAATCATGTGATCTTCCCTGTTTATTGA
- a CDS encoding Ppx/GppA phosphatase family protein, protein MNLWVKHTVAILLLGFTVQALAKNCIEVRAGIDMGSGTTKIQVSEVNICTKTLGKLLFSQDKPIGFNEDLAESTNNQLSPAIEQQGAAALKELVSAAQKYHPVRITGVATAVFRTAANGPQVIKQFNKQAHISLRVISQAQEAQLGFLSAKAALNNPKIKDTDLLVWDIGGGSMQMTTYQQKNGVKMPEIYLGKLASVSLKDMVIQVLMDKDLKQVNSPNPLGPLAAEILRFVNFYARTHVNPQIVQAAKSKKVIGIGGVHGYSIKDQLHPTNNQYTVADLQRVAKDKVKLSDAQLSGDYRATDVTNLLLVEGFMQALNISDVTIVKANLIQGILLQ, encoded by the coding sequence ATGAATCTTTGGGTTAAACACACCGTCGCGATTTTGCTGCTGGGATTTACCGTACAGGCGCTGGCAAAAAACTGTATTGAGGTGCGAGCCGGGATTGATATGGGTTCAGGTACCACAAAAATTCAGGTCAGCGAGGTCAATATTTGCACCAAAACCTTGGGTAAATTGCTGTTCTCGCAGGATAAGCCGATAGGTTTCAACGAAGATCTGGCAGAGTCGACAAACAATCAGCTGAGTCCGGCAATTGAACAGCAGGGCGCTGCGGCTTTAAAAGAGCTGGTTTCTGCGGCACAAAAATATCATCCAGTGCGCATCACTGGCGTAGCGACCGCGGTATTTAGAACGGCTGCCAACGGCCCGCAGGTGATTAAGCAATTTAATAAACAGGCGCATATTTCGCTGCGGGTGATTTCGCAGGCTCAGGAAGCGCAGCTGGGTTTCCTGTCGGCCAAGGCCGCGCTGAACAATCCTAAAATCAAGGATACTGACCTGCTGGTGTGGGATATTGGTGGTGGATCGATGCAGATGACGACCTATCAGCAGAAGAACGGCGTTAAAATGCCGGAGATTTATCTGGGAAAACTCGCCTCGGTCAGCCTGAAAGACATGGTGATTCAAGTGCTGATGGACAAAGATCTTAAGCAGGTAAATTCGCCGAACCCGCTAGGCCCGCTAGCGGCCGAGATTCTGCGGTTTGTGAATTTTTATGCTCGTACCCACGTTAATCCACAAATCGTTCAGGCGGCAAAAAGTAAAAAAGTTATTGGAATCGGTGGGGTACACGGCTATTCGATTAAAGATCAGCTGCATCCGACAAATAATCAGTACACGGTAGCCGACTTGCAACGAGTGGCGAAAGATAAAGTTAAACTGTCAGATGCTCAGTTGTCCGGCGATTACCGCGCGACTGATGTGACTAATCTTTTGCTGGTGGAAGGCTTTATGCAGGCGCTGAATATTTCAGACGTCACCATAGTGAAGGCCAATCTGATTCAGGGTATTTTGCTGCAATAA
- a CDS encoding DUF1345 domain-containing protein translates to MNLLHPLQHYYHSRPRLLVALILAIVSFFLLPGNQPLLQRLLLSWNVLAWLYLVFLWWMMLRTPAEGIANIARRQDESAKTVLALVCVACLVSILAILFELGAVKNLTGASKIEHITLTAATLVVSWLLLPTAFTMHYAHMHYLHSNGEEKVLLFPDKIKLPGYWDFAYYSFTIAVAAQTADVGTGNTVVRKISLLQAVLSFIFNLAILGLSINVGAGLMS, encoded by the coding sequence ATGAATTTACTGCATCCGCTCCAGCATTATTACCATTCCCGCCCAAGGCTGCTTGTCGCCCTGATATTGGCAATTGTCAGCTTCTTTCTTTTACCTGGCAATCAGCCGCTACTGCAGCGGCTGCTATTAAGCTGGAACGTGCTGGCCTGGCTGTATCTCGTGTTTCTGTGGTGGATGATGCTCAGAACCCCCGCCGAGGGTATCGCAAACATAGCGCGTCGGCAGGATGAAAGCGCAAAAACCGTACTGGCACTAGTCTGCGTGGCCTGTCTGGTGAGTATTTTGGCTATTCTATTTGAACTTGGCGCGGTAAAAAATCTGACCGGAGCCAGCAAGATTGAGCATATTACGCTGACCGCCGCCACGCTGGTGGTGTCGTGGCTATTACTCCCCACGGCCTTCACTATGCACTATGCGCACATGCACTATCTCCACAGCAACGGAGAAGAAAAGGTGCTGCTTTTCCCGGATAAAATCAAGCTGCCGGGATACTGGGATTTTGCCTATTACTCTTTCACCATCGCAGTTGCCGCGCAAACTGCTGACGTCGGCACGGGCAATACTGTGGTCAGGAAAATCTCGCTGCTACAGGCGGTTTTATCATTCATTTTTAATCTGGCGATCCTGGGACTTTCGATCAACGTCGGAGCGGGTCTAATGAGTTAA